The following are encoded in a window of Mustela nigripes isolate SB6536 chromosome 1, MUSNIG.SB6536, whole genome shotgun sequence genomic DNA:
- the POLR2L gene encoding DNA-directed RNA polymerases I, II, and III subunit RPABC5 — MIIPVRCFTCGKIVGNKWEAYLGLLQAEYTEGDALDALGLKRYCCRRMLLAHVDLIEKLLNYAPLEK; from the exons atgATCATCCCGGTGCGCTGCTTCACCTGCGGCAAGATCGTCGGCAACAAGTGGGAGGCCTACCTGGGGCTGCTGCAGGCCGAGTACACCGAGGG GGATGCCCTGGACGCGCTTGGCCTGAAGCGTTACTGCTGCCGCCGCATGCTGCTGGCGCACGTGGACCTGATCGAGAAGCTGCTCAACTACGCGCCCCTGGAGAAGTGA